A part of Caldicellulosiruptor owensensis OL genomic DNA contains:
- a CDS encoding carbohydrate ABC transporter permease: MSIIRKNILRILKKLFLYTFIVCMSYILLYPVLFLISNAFRAKEDLFDPSVIWIPKHITLANFKYANLLLSYPTAIKNTLIMLIPSVIIQTFICMMVGYGFARFRFPEREILFGILLFTIIVPIQTIIVPLYVKFRYFDFLYLGRLIGLITGKPLTVNLLDTPWPFYILNLFGMGIRSSLYIFVFRQFFRNMPTELEEAAKIDGCGPFSTFIRIMVPNATGAIITVMLFTIVWHWNDYYVSTMFNNENLPVSVMLTILNTRMSMLQAAQGFSSDDIYLLGSTVLEAGCLMVILPLIIMYIIGQRYFTESIERTGIVG; the protein is encoded by the coding sequence ATGTCAATAATACGAAAGAACATACTTAGAATCTTAAAAAAGCTGTTTCTATACACTTTTATAGTATGCATGAGCTATATTCTACTTTATCCTGTATTGTTTTTAATAAGTAATGCCTTCAGAGCCAAAGAGGATCTTTTTGATCCGAGCGTGATTTGGATCCCTAAACATATTACACTTGCCAATTTTAAGTATGCCAATTTACTTCTATCATATCCCACAGCAATAAAAAATACTCTAATAATGCTTATACCTTCTGTAATAATACAGACCTTTATATGTATGATGGTAGGTTACGGTTTTGCAAGGTTCAGATTTCCAGAGAGAGAAATACTTTTTGGGATATTGTTGTTTACAATAATTGTTCCTATCCAAACGATTATTGTACCTTTGTATGTAAAGTTCAGATACTTTGATTTTTTATACTTGGGAAGATTGATAGGGCTGATTACAGGGAAACCTCTTACAGTTAATCTATTAGATACACCTTGGCCATTTTATATACTGAATCTTTTTGGTATGGGCATTAGATCCAGCTTATATATATTTGTATTCAGACAATTTTTCAGAAACATGCCGACAGAACTTGAAGAGGCCGCAAAGATAGATGGGTGTGGTCCATTCTCTACATTTATAAGAATAATGGTTCCTAATGCAACAGGGGCAATAATAACTGTTATGTTATTTACAATTGTATGGCATTGGAACGATTACTATGTTTCAACAATGTTTAACAATGAAAATCTTCCTGTATCTGTAATGTTAACAATATTGAATACACGCATGAGTATGTTACAGGCTGCTCAAGGCTTCTCGTCAGATGATATATATCTTTTGGGGTCGACTGTACTTGAAGCCGGATGTTTGATGGTGATATTACCTTTGATAATTATGTATATTATAGGGCAACGATATTTTACCGAAAGCATAGAACGAACAGGCATTGTTGGTTAG
- a CDS encoding carbohydrate ABC transporter permease translates to MGKRATISWKKPNRSVGGNIVIFAILIILGVFTALPLIYTIVNAFKPFDEIFIFPPRLYVRRPTLDNFVLLFQLATNMWVPFSRYVFNSLFICVVGTIGHILIASLAAYPLAKHQFAAKRIINEIIVLALLFTPQVTYIPLYIIMSNLKLIDTYGALIFPAWQMTLGLFLMRQFMTQIPDALLEAAKIDGAHELGIWWRIVMPNVKPAWLTLMILSFQQLWNQTGGSFIFSESLKPLPTLMSQIAAAGIARAGVGAAVALVLMIPPIILFIISQSSVMETMVNAGIK, encoded by the coding sequence TTGGGAAAGAGAGCAACTATATCGTGGAAAAAACCAAATAGGAGTGTTGGAGGCAATATAGTTATATTTGCGATACTAATTATTTTGGGCGTATTTACAGCACTGCCGCTTATTTATACCATAGTAAATGCATTTAAACCATTTGATGAGATATTTATATTTCCTCCGAGGCTTTATGTTAGGCGACCAACACTTGATAACTTTGTTTTGCTGTTTCAACTTGCAACAAACATGTGGGTACCGTTTTCAAGATACGTTTTTAACAGTTTGTTTATATGTGTAGTTGGGACAATAGGACATATTTTGATAGCTTCACTTGCTGCTTATCCCCTTGCTAAGCATCAGTTTGCTGCAAAAAGGATAATAAACGAAATAATTGTTCTTGCACTGCTTTTTACACCCCAGGTTACCTATATTCCGCTTTACATAATAATGTCGAATTTAAAGCTTATTGACACTTATGGTGCTTTGATTTTTCCGGCTTGGCAGATGACGCTGGGGCTTTTCCTTATGAGACAGTTTATGACACAGATTCCTGATGCGCTTTTAGAGGCTGCAAAAATTGACGGTGCGCATGAACTGGGAATTTGGTGGAGAATTGTAATGCCAAATGTAAAACCTGCATGGTTAACATTAATGATTCTTTCATTTCAGCAACTTTGGAACCAGACAGGAGGTTCATTTATATTCAGTGAAAGTCTCAAGCCATTACCAACGCTTATGTCTCAGATAGCAGCGGCTGGTATTGCCAGAGCCGGAGTTGGTGCAGCAGTTGCACTTGTTCTGATGATACCTCCGATAATACTTTTCATAATCTCACAGAGCAGTGTAATGGAGACAATGGTGAATGCAGGTATTAAGTAA
- a CDS encoding YIP1 family protein produces MVVKDYVKITRKGIVQFLLLTLFLQIFLGVKAYAYIIEDMKEVPYYQYNYDVYMNEIPSAAGYYPINAIKGEDIGVGAFKNPTDIYVDSKNDVYIMDSGNKRIVICDMNFNLKKIINRFFYGNENIQLIEPEGIYVDKNGLIYICDKGSKQVYIIDQNGKIVRTITKPVSDLKAAQKDFVPFKVAVDNAGVIYVLSLGSYEGAYMFDQNGTFLGFYGSNKVVVTWQLLVDRFWKSILSKEQKSSMVRYLPTECTSIDFGMDGFIYTCSNISDVSQGEIRKLNYQGDNILWYKKIGQTRDFGDIPKYYGKKLEDTYFIDIDVTKEGFINALDYERGRIFQYDQNSNLLFICGGKGDQIGTFRDPVAVDSINNTLLVLDKLKGTITVFEETKLGKLVHEATILYNEGKYDEAKSLWEQVHKMDFNFALAQVGLGKALLRMNKYEDAMYYFRLANDKDDYSEAKENLRNEFLKRNFGIIATLFIVFIIGIYIIVKKFKKQVTAEEILTKKISKYKFPIHTMLHPFRGFEELKEERKGSIWLSLLIIFLFFIISVINRQYTGFIFNPYRQDKINILSLFSSTVGIFFFWVLSNWMVTTLMEGEGKFDEVWIFSAYALLPYIICTIIAVIMSQFMIADEAMFINLVRMIGTLWATLCMFNATKAVHQFSGGKTVAAMIVSVIGVGIILFIIVLMLTLFGQLIDFVINIYNELLLRM; encoded by the coding sequence ATGGTAGTGAAGGATTATGTTAAAATAACACGAAAAGGAATAGTCCAGTTCTTATTGTTAACTTTATTTCTGCAGATATTTTTAGGTGTAAAGGCTTATGCTTATATTATTGAGGACATGAAAGAAGTTCCTTACTATCAATACAACTACGATGTCTATATGAATGAAATTCCAAGTGCTGCTGGTTATTATCCTATAAATGCTATTAAAGGTGAAGATATTGGAGTTGGAGCTTTTAAAAACCCTACAGATATATATGTTGATTCGAAGAACGATGTCTATATTATGGACAGTGGCAATAAGAGAATAGTTATATGTGATATGAATTTTAATTTGAAAAAAATAATAAATAGATTTTTCTATGGAAACGAAAATATACAATTAATTGAACCCGAGGGGATATATGTTGACAAAAATGGATTGATCTACATATGTGATAAAGGTTCAAAACAGGTATATATAATAGATCAAAATGGTAAAATCGTAAGAACTATAACAAAACCAGTATCAGATTTAAAAGCGGCTCAAAAGGACTTTGTACCATTTAAAGTTGCAGTAGACAATGCAGGTGTTATATATGTTCTTTCATTGGGAAGTTATGAGGGTGCATATATGTTCGATCAAAATGGCACTTTTCTCGGATTTTATGGAAGTAACAAAGTTGTTGTTACATGGCAGTTATTAGTTGATAGGTTTTGGAAGAGCATATTGAGTAAAGAACAGAAATCCTCTATGGTCCGATATTTGCCTACTGAATGCACGAGCATTGATTTTGGCATGGATGGCTTCATATATACCTGTTCTAATATTTCTGATGTTAGTCAGGGTGAAATAAGAAAGCTGAACTATCAAGGCGATAATATACTGTGGTACAAAAAAATAGGACAAACAAGAGATTTTGGTGATATTCCCAAATATTATGGCAAAAAATTAGAGGATACTTACTTCATAGATATTGATGTAACAAAGGAAGGTTTTATAAATGCTCTTGACTATGAAAGAGGAAGAATATTTCAATATGATCAAAATTCAAATTTACTATTTATATGCGGTGGCAAAGGAGACCAAATAGGAACATTTAGAGATCCGGTAGCTGTAGATAGCATAAATAATACTCTTCTTGTACTTGATAAACTTAAAGGAACTATAACTGTTTTTGAAGAAACAAAACTTGGGAAATTAGTGCATGAAGCAACTATACTTTACAATGAAGGTAAATATGATGAAGCAAAAAGTCTATGGGAACAGGTTCATAAGATGGATTTTAACTTTGCGCTTGCCCAGGTAGGATTGGGTAAGGCTCTTTTAAGAATGAATAAATATGAAGATGCAATGTATTATTTTAGGCTTGCTAATGATAAAGATGATTATTCGGAAGCTAAGGAAAATTTAAGAAATGAATTCTTAAAAAGAAATTTTGGCATTATTGCGACACTGTTCATAGTTTTCATCATAGGGATTTACATAATCGTAAAAAAGTTTAAAAAACAGGTAACAGCTGAAGAGATATTAACAAAAAAGATTAGCAAATATAAGTTTCCAATTCATACAATGTTGCATCCCTTTAGAGGATTTGAAGAGCTGAAAGAAGAGAGAAAAGGTTCAATTTGGCTTTCACTGCTGATAATCTTTCTATTCTTTATTATTTCGGTAATAAATAGACAATACACAGGATTTATATTTAATCCATATAGACAAGACAAAATTAATATATTATCTCTATTTTCTAGTACGGTTGGAATATTCTTTTTCTGGGTTCTTTCAAACTGGATGGTAACCACCTTAATGGAGGGTGAGGGTAAGTTTGATGAAGTTTGGATATTCTCGGCATATGCTTTATTACCATATATTATCTGTACTATAATTGCTGTAATCATGAGTCAATTCATGATAGCTGATGAAGCAATGTTTATTAACTTAGTCAGAATGATTGGTACACTATGGGCAACTTTATGCATGTTTAATGCGACAAAGGCAGTTCATCAATTTTCAGGTGGTAAAACTGTGGCTGCTATGATTGTCAGTGTTATAGGAGTTGGAATTATATTGTTCATAATAGTTCTTATGCTAACACTATTTGGACAGTTAATTGATTTTGTTATTAACATTTATAATGAACTCTTGCTTAGAATGTAG
- a CDS encoding DUF5696 domain-containing protein gives MINSKFSKKTLICVLVLVIMLYQVIATVPCYSDDISYTKIAENQRFVLYVNQKYGYIKLYDKLSKATWFSNPENWREDPVAAGSMRTQLASQLVIKYAYMESYSIQTANSYAGSAVKKGLKIQKIKNGYIARYWFKKEGFEIPVEVTLNKDYLNVSILVNKIKETKTEKYRLVSIQLLPFFGAGSINDKGYIVVPDGCGAVINFNNRKGNEEYSQRVYGPDYALVREPNVYVTQYARLPVYGIKKNNVAILAIATKGDSKAIVNAYTSGSRNSYNQAYFEFIIREQDNLTFREKQWNERSFNVFEERIPIYDKYSVRYYFLTPEKSDYVAMAEKYREYLVEEKGMRRVNQNKSPVYLEFYGAVKKIKYIVGLPRNVTIPLTTFKDAEEIVKQLKNMGINDIVIKFTGWYQNGVYYNMPLSLKPEKVLGGSSSLKKMLNNFKKIGVKTYFDIDFITFRKGSLFYPVNSVATKSMKKTPAKLIRYSPATCYADEDYPVLFAASPVYVERFVDKFLKLEESNIDSISISSLSRLLYSDFGSKKINRLKTEEIFESTIKGLQRKYKNILLTEPNMYLVTNGTEIVDVPIQSSKYAIEDYEIPFYQMVLRGYIPYSTPSINYYTADWLWKLKVLETGSYIKYTWTARNEDELKETLCDYLYSSNYRLWLNDTEKIYREIYPVLNLIRGKKFKSHMLIRNGVVKVEYEGGTQILLNYTEKAQNIDGVIVEGRNFKVISKR, from the coding sequence TTGATTAATAGTAAATTTTCTAAAAAAACATTGATTTGTGTTTTGGTTTTGGTCATTATGTTATATCAAGTAATTGCAACTGTCCCTTGTTATAGTGATGATATTTCATATACCAAAATCGCCGAGAATCAGAGATTTGTGTTATATGTAAACCAAAAATATGGATATATTAAATTATACGACAAACTTTCAAAAGCTACGTGGTTCAGCAATCCGGAAAACTGGCGAGAGGATCCTGTTGCTGCAGGAAGTATGAGGACACAACTTGCATCTCAGCTTGTAATAAAATATGCATATATGGAATCATACTCAATACAAACAGCAAATAGCTATGCTGGTTCAGCCGTTAAAAAGGGTTTAAAAATTCAGAAGATAAAAAACGGATATATAGCAAGATATTGGTTTAAGAAAGAAGGATTTGAAATACCAGTCGAGGTAACATTGAATAAGGATTATTTGAATGTAAGTATTCTTGTAAACAAAATAAAAGAAACGAAAACGGAAAAATATAGACTTGTGTCAATTCAACTGTTACCGTTTTTTGGAGCTGGAAGTATTAATGATAAAGGTTATATAGTAGTTCCTGACGGTTGCGGTGCTGTTATTAACTTTAATAATAGAAAAGGCAATGAAGAATACAGTCAGAGGGTATATGGTCCTGATTATGCATTGGTACGTGAACCAAATGTGTATGTGACTCAATATGCAAGGCTTCCTGTATATGGTATAAAAAAGAATAATGTTGCGATATTAGCAATTGCAACGAAGGGTGATTCAAAAGCCATTGTAAATGCTTATACAAGTGGTTCAAGGAACAGCTATAATCAGGCATATTTTGAATTTATCATTCGAGAGCAAGACAATTTAACTTTTAGAGAAAAACAGTGGAATGAAAGATCATTTAATGTGTTCGAAGAGAGAATACCTATATACGATAAATACTCAGTAAGATATTATTTTTTGACACCGGAAAAATCTGACTATGTGGCAATGGCTGAAAAATACAGAGAATATTTAGTTGAAGAAAAAGGAATGAGAAGGGTAAATCAAAATAAGTCACCTGTATATCTTGAATTTTACGGAGCAGTTAAAAAAATAAAGTATATTGTGGGGCTGCCAAGAAATGTAACTATACCGTTAACTACATTTAAAGATGCGGAAGAGATTGTCAAACAGTTAAAGAACATGGGTATAAATGATATTGTTATAAAATTTACAGGATGGTACCAGAATGGTGTATATTACAACATGCCACTTTCATTAAAACCTGAAAAAGTTCTTGGAGGTAGTAGTAGTCTTAAAAAAATGTTAAATAACTTTAAGAAGATTGGTGTAAAAACATATTTTGACATTGATTTTATAACTTTTAGAAAAGGTTCGTTGTTTTATCCGGTTAATAGCGTAGCGACAAAATCAATGAAGAAAACACCTGCAAAGTTGATAAGATACTCTCCTGCAACGTGTTATGCTGATGAAGACTATCCAGTTTTGTTTGCAGCGTCACCTGTTTATGTAGAAAGATTTGTTGATAAATTTTTAAAGCTTGAAGAAAGCAATATTGATTCAATATCGATTTCCTCGTTATCACGACTACTTTATTCTGATTTTGGTTCCAAAAAAATAAATAGGTTAAAAACAGAGGAAATCTTTGAAAGTACCATAAAAGGACTCCAAAGAAAATACAAAAATATTCTTCTTACAGAGCCTAATATGTATTTAGTTACAAACGGTACAGAAATTGTTGATGTACCGATACAGAGCAGCAAGTATGCTATTGAAGACTATGAGATACCTTTTTATCAAATGGTATTGAGGGGTTATATTCCATATAGTACACCCTCTATAAATTATTACACAGCTGATTGGCTATGGAAATTAAAAGTACTTGAAACAGGTTCATATATAAAATACACTTGGACTGCAAGAAATGAAGATGAACTAAAGGAAACGCTATGTGATTACTTATACTCGTCAAATTATAGGCTGTGGTTGAACGATACAGAAAAGATTTATAGAGAGATATATCCAGTATTAAATCTTATAAGAGGTAAAAAATTTAAATCACATATGCTTATTCGGAACGGAGTTGTAAAAGTTGAGTATGAAGGAGGAACACAGATATTACTAAACTATACTGAGAAAGCTCAAAATATTGACGGGGTTATAGTTGAAGGTAGGAATTTCAAAGTTATAAGCAAGAGGTGA
- a CDS encoding ABC transporter substrate-binding protein, with protein sequence MRSRKFKNKVVATLVIFSLLLSLFVVASNNIQKVEASSKLGDILFLRPDFSENNLKGTDHGSKVMALAVKEYQEKYGGKVKFVFADYNGWRTKLLAMAAAGTPVDVISVWETDIPSFYTRGLIQAVDNYVNLKAPYFDKNAMENFKYKGRHYAVVGKGASVPWGVIYNKDLMLEEGIDESEMPYELFKRGRWNWDTFEKLAKKLTADTNKDGKIDRYGVTFWNGMVLAYFNGTPFVGIDKNGNVKLNFDSAALQRALNFYRKGVKEGWLTTDWNIVSSGMKKRQTAMLVAPYYKFDQDRRDCDDEILFAPQPFGPDNKNKYYHFVLGIAWAIGKGCKNPVGAGKFIELMHEADQKVPQDPAPPLPKEVTEAVNTMAKKPFYFYAADSYLLTVIPRWEILGAIESADSVAAGLASLRPRAEKAIKETFYGTGTKPIIREFKPFVVNFDDGKIDKIKAYDPNKKTVKFTLVSGKEAIKGKSLKVTWDASKDGNEVYILTDPSKIKVYGWHDYKVSFDIKVMKNVKPGSTKVVCSILSEPKVGATSYGSVSKNIDRGQTVYRVEGNITNIQDNSENMCLRIGVQNGGDFIIDNIKVEELK encoded by the coding sequence ATGAGATCACGGAAATTTAAAAACAAAGTGGTAGCAACTCTGGTGATTTTCTCTCTATTACTATCATTATTTGTGGTTGCTAGCAATAACATCCAGAAGGTGGAAGCTTCAAGTAAATTAGGTGATATCTTATTTTTAAGACCTGATTTTTCAGAAAATAATCTTAAAGGAACAGATCATGGGAGCAAGGTTATGGCTTTAGCAGTAAAGGAATATCAAGAGAAGTATGGTGGAAAAGTAAAGTTTGTATTTGCAGATTACAACGGTTGGAGAACAAAGCTATTAGCAATGGCAGCAGCAGGTACTCCAGTTGATGTAATATCCGTATGGGAGACTGACATACCATCCTTTTATACACGTGGATTGATTCAAGCAGTTGATAATTATGTCAACTTAAAAGCGCCATATTTTGACAAGAATGCTATGGAGAACTTTAAATACAAAGGTAGGCACTATGCGGTTGTCGGCAAAGGAGCAAGTGTGCCATGGGGTGTTATATATAACAAAGACCTTATGCTTGAAGAAGGAATTGATGAAAGTGAAATGCCATATGAGCTTTTCAAACGTGGCAGATGGAATTGGGATACATTTGAGAAACTTGCAAAAAAGCTAACTGCAGATACCAACAAAGATGGTAAAATTGACAGGTATGGCGTTACATTCTGGAATGGCATGGTATTAGCGTATTTTAATGGAACACCGTTTGTTGGAATAGATAAAAATGGAAATGTAAAATTGAATTTTGACAGTGCAGCACTCCAAAGAGCACTCAATTTCTATAGGAAGGGTGTTAAGGAAGGCTGGTTGACAACCGACTGGAACATTGTTTCATCGGGTATGAAAAAGAGACAAACAGCAATGCTGGTGGCTCCATACTATAAGTTTGATCAGGATAGAAGAGATTGTGATGACGAGATATTGTTTGCACCACAACCATTTGGGCCTGATAATAAAAACAAATATTATCACTTTGTTTTAGGGATAGCTTGGGCAATAGGAAAGGGTTGTAAGAATCCGGTTGGTGCAGGAAAGTTCATAGAACTTATGCACGAAGCAGACCAAAAAGTTCCACAGGATCCTGCGCCACCGCTACCGAAAGAGGTAACAGAAGCTGTCAATACGATGGCTAAAAAACCTTTCTACTTTTATGCAGCTGATTCATATTTGCTGACAGTAATTCCACGATGGGAGATATTGGGCGCTATTGAAAGTGCTGATTCTGTTGCAGCAGGTTTGGCAAGTTTAAGACCAAGGGCTGAAAAGGCTATTAAAGAGACATTCTATGGCACTGGGACAAAGCCTATAATTCGTGAATTTAAACCGTTTGTTGTCAACTTTGATGATGGTAAGATTGATAAAATCAAAGCATATGATCCTAATAAGAAAACAGTTAAGTTCACACTTGTGTCAGGAAAAGAAGCAATTAAAGGCAAATCGCTGAAAGTTACGTGGGATGCATCAAAAGATGGTAATGAGGTCTATATATTGACAGATCCAAGTAAGATAAAAGTATATGGCTGGCATGATTACAAGGTTAGTTTTGATATCAAAGTGATGAAGAACGTAAAACCTGGAAGCACAAAAGTTGTGTGTTCAATACTGAGCGAACCAAAAGTAGGGGCAACATCATATGGCAGTGTATCAAAAAATATCGATAGAGGGCAAACTGTATATAGAGTAGAAGGCAATATTACAAACATCCAGGACAATTCGGAGAATATGTGTTTGAGAATTGGTGTTCAGAACGGTGGAGACTTTATAATTGACAACATAAAGGTTGAAGAACTCAAATAG
- a CDS encoding carbohydrate ABC transporter permease: MGLVEDIKRNKASYLMIAPYMILFTIFTLIPVISSIFLSFTNYNMLQPPKWVGWSNYIRLFLNDKIFLKVLRNTLIFAFLTGPLSYFMSFFLAWFISEFNPKLRAFLTLVFYSPSLAGNVFFIWSFIFSGDVYGLINGWAMRLGLIDEPINWLQDPNYILWVIIIVQLWLSMGAGFLAFVAGFQNLDRELFEAGAIDGIKNRFQELFYITIPQMAPQLLFGAVMQIGASFGVSTVVMALGGLPTREYSADTVVTYLIDYGTVRFEMGYASAIAVILFIAMLLTNKVITSILRRYSLD; the protein is encoded by the coding sequence ATGGGTTTAGTTGAAGATATAAAAAGGAATAAGGCAAGTTATTTAATGATTGCGCCTTACATGATTCTTTTTACCATATTTACGCTGATACCGGTTATTAGCTCAATATTCTTAAGTTTTACTAATTACAACATGTTACAGCCGCCCAAATGGGTTGGCTGGTCAAATTACATAAGATTATTTCTCAACGACAAGATATTCTTAAAGGTATTAAGAAATACATTGATATTTGCGTTTTTGACAGGACCTCTTAGCTATTTTATGTCATTTTTCCTTGCGTGGTTTATAAGTGAATTTAATCCCAAGCTGAGAGCATTTTTGACTTTGGTGTTTTACTCACCATCACTTGCAGGAAATGTGTTTTTCATATGGTCGTTTATATTCAGCGGCGATGTGTACGGGTTGATTAATGGATGGGCAATGAGACTTGGTTTGATAGATGAACCAATTAACTGGTTACAGGATCCGAACTACATTTTGTGGGTAATTATAATAGTTCAACTTTGGTTGAGTATGGGTGCTGGTTTTTTGGCTTTTGTTGCAGGGTTTCAAAACCTTGACAGAGAACTGTTTGAGGCAGGAGCAATTGATGGGATAAAAAATAGATTTCAGGAACTCTTTTATATAACCATTCCGCAGATGGCACCACAGCTTTTATTTGGTGCAGTAATGCAGATAGGTGCATCGTTTGGTGTGAGTACAGTAGTAATGGCTCTTGGAGGGCTTCCAACAAGAGAATACAGCGCTGATACTGTTGTGACATATCTTATTGACTACGGAACTGTGAGATTTGAAATGGGTTATGCATCGGCAATTGCAGTAATTCTCTTTATAGCTATGCTTTTGACAAACAAGGTTATTACCTCAATTTTAAGAAGGTATTCTCTTGATTAA
- a CDS encoding carbohydrate ABC transporter permease: MKKFSLNKLNINRVIGRKKLSLREREAMYGRLFILPWLIGLVVFFIVPFIDSVYYTFQKLSFGDNGLEFTYIGLENYIYAFTKDPDYIKNLTSSITNMLYEVPIVMVFSIFVAYLLKDEFKGRTYARTIFFFPVIIASGVVITVLKENVLGSGSNMVGSATTIFRAENLRAVMINAGIPRWFSMYVVDVVNKIFDLTWRSGVQILLILAALHNIPKSFYEVAIIEGATEWEKFWKITFPMISPTVYVAIIYSIIDYFTDYGNQVMRMVVTQANNGRFEYSSTLAIVYFVVVMIIILIVNRIIGKRVVYLS; this comes from the coding sequence ATGAAAAAATTTAGTTTGAACAAATTAAATATTAATAGAGTGATAGGTAGAAAAAAGTTATCGTTACGAGAAAGAGAAGCTATGTATGGAAGACTATTTATTCTCCCATGGCTAATAGGTCTTGTGGTTTTCTTTATAGTACCTTTTATAGATTCAGTATATTACACATTTCAAAAGCTTAGCTTTGGTGACAATGGTCTTGAATTCACATACATTGGATTAGAAAATTATATATATGCATTTACAAAGGACCCGGATTATATAAAAAATCTCACATCTTCGATAACAAATATGTTATACGAAGTACCAATTGTTATGGTGTTTAGCATATTTGTAGCATATCTACTAAAAGACGAGTTTAAAGGTAGAACATATGCAAGAACAATATTCTTCTTCCCTGTCATAATAGCTTCCGGTGTTGTAATCACAGTATTAAAAGAGAATGTACTTGGCAGTGGTTCTAATATGGTAGGTTCTGCTACTACTATCTTCAGGGCAGAAAATTTAAGAGCTGTGATGATTAATGCAGGAATTCCAAGATGGTTCAGTATGTATGTTGTAGATGTAGTTAACAAGATATTTGACCTTACATGGAGGTCGGGTGTTCAAATTCTCTTAATACTTGCTGCACTTCACAATATTCCAAAAAGCTTCTATGAAGTCGCGATTATAGAAGGGGCAACAGAGTGGGAGAAATTTTGGAAGATAACTTTTCCTATGATTTCACCTACTGTATATGTAGCAATAATTTATTCTATAATTGACTATTTCACTGACTATGGTAATCAAGTTATGAGGATGGTTGTTACACAGGCCAATAATGGCAGGTTTGAATACAGTAGCACACTTGCGATAGTTTACTTTGTGGTTGTGATGATTATAATTCTGATTGTCAACAGAATTATAGGCAAACGAGTGGTTTATTTAAGTTAA